The uncultured Campylobacter sp. DNA segment TTAAGGCTATCTTGGGCGATAAATTTAGCGCTTCTTAGGCTTTGCCGCGAATTTATCCAAAAGAACTTTTTATAACCGCGCGCCAAGCTTTCGCAAATGCCATTAAAGTGCCCTCGTTTCTTCAAAGCTATATTTCGCCTCACACCTATCTTCGGCGCCTAAATTCTCGCAAACGCTTCGCGCCTCACGGCAAGCGCTAGACGGTATCTTGTCTAAAATTTCAAAGTTGTTCATCTTCCAAAAGCGGTCCTACGAAGCATAAATATAAAATCGCCGTTTATAAAACGACTTCAACCGCGTAAACATCGTCAAATTTAACCCTCGTCTTCACTACCGTTAGGCTTTTATCCATCAAATTTACGCTTGAGACTAGCCCCTCTATATTCGCGTAGCCCTGCCCGTCATGGTATGTGATTTTTACCTTGTCGGCGGGCTTTAGTTTGCTTATTTTATTTAGATTTTCTTCTATCTTTGATTCGTCTAGATCTAGCTTTTCGCTCTTTTCTCGCTCCTGCGCCTTTAGGGCTTTTTCTAGGGTAGAGAGAGGATTAAACGAGCTAAAGATTTTGGCTCTGTCCTTATTCACCGCTTTTGTGCCCTCCTATCTTTTTGTTTCTATCTCGACCGGTGGCTTCGGGTAGCAGGTCGATGGCTCTTAGGATGGAGTTTTTGCCGTATTTTTCTTTTATCTTATTTAGGGTTTTTAGCACCGTTTTTTCTTTTGCGTTTTCT contains these protein-coding regions:
- a CDS encoding YolD-like family protein, whose translation is MNKDRAKIFSSFNPLSTLEKALKAQEREKSEKLDLDESKIEENLNKISKLKPADKVKITYHDGQGYANIEGLVSSVNLMDKSLTVVKTRVKFDDVYAVEVVL